One genomic segment of Impatiens glandulifera chromosome 6, dImpGla2.1, whole genome shotgun sequence includes these proteins:
- the LOC124941845 gene encoding aurachin C monooxygenase/isomerase has protein sequence MDGGETKVKKGTAVVVGGSIAGLSCAHALTGAGWKVMVIEKSRSPPTGTPTGAGIGLDPLSQKIIETWLGESDSLINSTLPLTIDQNQATDCEKRMNSILTRDEHFDFRAVHWSDLHSLLYNSLPDDIFLWGHRFVSFSISHDKNCVNVVTEIDESGEIVEIVGDLLVAADGCLSSIRRKFLPDFKLRYSGYCAWRGVLDFDTITDLKQAYPDLGKCLYFDLGYKTHSVLYELPRKRINWIWYINQPEPDLKGNSVTMKVSNEMIERMHEEAEKFWVPELVRVIKETKDPFLNVIYDCEPIEQLCWDELVVLVGDAAHPTTPHGLRSTNMAINDAAILGKCIEKWGSVNNLKAGLDEYQTTRLPVVSKQVLHSRQLGRVKQGLRGDFDMKMASPDDFRELQQRNMPFFLGST, from the exons ATGGACGGCGGAGAAACTAAGGTCAAGAAAGGTACGGCGGTGGTGGTCGGAGGAAGCATAGCAGGGTTATCGTGTGCTCACGCGCTTACCGGAGCAGGATGGAAAGTGATGGTGATCGAGAAATCGCGCTCGCCGCCGACCGGAACCCCAACCGGAGCCGGAATCGGTCTCGATCCATTATCTCAGAAAATCATCGAGACATGGCTTGGTGAATCCGATTCACTTATCAATTCAACTTTACCTCTCACAATTGATCAG AATCAAGCAACGGATTGTGAGAAGCGTATGAATTCTATATTAACGAGAGATGAACACTTTGATTTCAGAGCAGTTCATTGGTCTGATCTTCATAGTCTCCTTTACAATTCATTACCAGATGATATCTTCCTTTGGGGTCATCGATTTGTTTCTTTCTCGATTTCTCATGACAAGAACTGTGTCAATGTAGTGACTGAAATTGATGAATCTGGAGAAATTGTTGAAATTGTTGGTGATCTTCTTGTTGCAGCTGATGGATGTCTTTCTTCAATTAGGAGGAAATTTCTCCCTGATTTCAAACTAAG GTACTCTGGCTATTGTGCTTGGAGAGGGGTTTTAGATTTCGACACCATAACAGACCTTAAGCAAGCATATCCAGATCTCGGAAAATGCTTGTATTTTGATCTAGGATACAAAACACATAGTGTTCTTTATGAACTTCCCCGAAAAAGGATAAATTGGATTTGGTACATCAATCAGCCTGAGCCAGATCTTAAG GGGAATTCAGTGACGATGAAAGTGAGCAATGAAATGATCGAGAGGATGCACGAAGAAGCTGAGAAATTTTGGGTACCCGAATTGGTAAGAGTCATAAAAGAGACTAAAGATCCATTCTTAAATGTAATATACGACTGCGAGCCGATTGAGCAATTATGTTGGGACGAATTGGTGGTATTAGTAGGGGATGCTGCTCATCCTACTACCCCTCATGGTTTGAGAAGCACAAACATGGCTATAAATGATGCAGCCATATTAGGGAAGTGTATCGAGAAATGGGGATCTGTTAATAATTTGAAGGCTGGTCTTGACGAGTATCAGACAACTCGTTTGCCAGTCGTATCGAAACAAGTTCTGCATTCTAGACAATTGGGACGTGTTAAACAAGGCCTACGAGGGGATTTCGATATGAAAATGGCGAGTCCTGATGATTTTAGAGAACTTCAACAAAGGAACATGCCTTTCTTTCTTGGCTCTACTTAA